One part of the Thiothrix nivea DSM 5205 genome encodes these proteins:
- a CDS encoding glycoside hydrolase family 2 protein → MPSMQPFATYGSLAGMWEFLPSGAADMPADNAHWQHIKVPGNWYTQGYDHHGIAWYRLRFTAVTSPETVSSLHFAGVDYFADVWLNGQKLGSHEGYFQQFSFDVTPHLQTGDNTLLVRVNSPLEKPEDFSLRKRLIKGIFSHHDTRPGGAWSERGQERNTGGIWGEVRLRQTQQVQIAPRQIQVQPTKGLERWLVSVDLDRVGKWPAGTQLQWELEPVGFTEKGVCNTPLQCPRRGVLHTPSFNITNPKLWFPKGYGEPNLYRLTVSAVQNGKLLDSFSRDIGFRKLRKTPQEIWYINDQRILLKGTNYIANQWLADMGTEDFRHDIQLMQDAHINTVRVHAHVTSPEFYRLCDAMGLMVWQDFPLQWGYQDTDVFHQQAVAQVGDMIRQFGQHPSIIQWTLHNEPPWDADWMKWKYKDEYDPQQNKVLDSKLYQAAMTLDKTRPIDRISSTVSHPWLGWYSGSWLDYAKPTKHPTIAEFGAQALPDKATLARILGHAPKLPETDADWEEWLFHNFQRKETLEIAKVPKGKTLDEFITNTQQYQAQLTQLAAESYRRQAYRPVGSLFQFMLVEDWPSMNWGVVDFWRKPKPGYFALQRAYQPVLPSLAWNKVEYAAGEAVNIGLWALNDSFSSYPATRYRVSLFQGSKKLDTQNWQVDLTPDMYRHLRDYTAPVAEPGEYRLEAEILDAQGKLISRNEYRFTVQSQQ, encoded by the coding sequence ATGCCGTCCATGCAGCCTTTTGCCACATATGGTTCATTGGCCGGAATGTGGGAATTCCTCCCGTCCGGTGCGGCGGATATGCCTGCTGATAACGCCCATTGGCAGCACATCAAGGTTCCCGGCAACTGGTACACGCAGGGTTATGACCATCACGGCATTGCCTGGTATCGGCTGAGATTCACCGCTGTAACCTCTCCGGAAACGGTTTCCAGCCTACATTTTGCGGGTGTCGATTACTTCGCCGATGTCTGGCTAAATGGGCAGAAACTGGGTTCGCATGAGGGTTATTTCCAGCAGTTTTCCTTCGACGTGACGCCACACCTGCAAACCGGGGACAACACTCTGCTGGTGCGGGTCAACAGCCCGCTGGAAAAGCCGGAAGATTTTTCGCTACGCAAGCGGTTGATAAAGGGGATTTTTTCCCATCATGATACGCGCCCTGGCGGTGCATGGTCGGAGCGCGGGCAGGAGCGTAATACTGGCGGCATTTGGGGCGAGGTACGCTTGCGGCAGACGCAGCAGGTGCAGATTGCGCCACGGCAGATTCAGGTACAGCCGACCAAGGGATTGGAGCGGTGGCTGGTCAGCGTTGATTTGGATAGGGTCGGGAAATGGCCTGCGGGTACTCAGCTGCAATGGGAGCTGGAGCCGGTTGGGTTTACCGAAAAGGGCGTATGCAATACGCCCCTACAGTGTCCGCGTAGGGGCGTATTGCATACGCCCTCTTTCAATATCACCAACCCCAAACTCTGGTTCCCCAAAGGTTACGGCGAACCCAACCTCTACCGGCTGACCGTCAGTGCGGTACAAAACGGTAAACTCCTCGACAGCTTCAGCCGTGACATCGGTTTCCGCAAGCTGCGTAAAACGCCGCAGGAAATCTGGTACATCAACGACCAGCGCATCTTGCTCAAGGGCACGAATTACATCGCCAACCAGTGGCTGGCGGACATGGGTACGGAAGATTTCCGCCACGACATCCAGTTGATGCAGGATGCGCACATCAACACCGTGCGTGTTCATGCCCACGTCACCAGCCCCGAATTCTACCGTTTGTGCGACGCAATGGGTCTCATGGTGTGGCAGGATTTCCCGCTGCAATGGGGCTATCAGGATACGGACGTATTCCACCAGCAAGCAGTGGCGCAAGTCGGCGACATGATCCGCCAGTTCGGCCAGCACCCTTCCATCATCCAGTGGACACTGCACAACGAACCACCGTGGGACGCTGACTGGATGAAGTGGAAATACAAGGATGAATACGATCCGCAGCAGAACAAGGTGCTGGACAGCAAGCTGTATCAGGCCGCCATGACGCTGGACAAGACCCGCCCGATCGACAGGATTTCCTCCACAGTATCGCATCCTTGGCTGGGCTGGTACTCGGGAAGCTGGCTGGATTACGCCAAGCCCACCAAACACCCCACCATTGCCGAATTTGGCGCGCAAGCCCTGCCTGATAAAGCGACCCTGGCCAGGATTCTTGGCCATGCGCCGAAGCTGCCGGAAACCGATGCCGATTGGGAGGAATGGCTGTTCCACAACTTCCAGCGCAAAGAGACGCTGGAAATCGCCAAAGTACCCAAAGGCAAAACGCTGGACGAATTCATCACCAATACCCAACAGTATCAGGCGCAATTGACCCAGTTGGCAGCGGAATCCTACCGGCGGCAAGCCTATCGCCCGGTAGGTTCGCTGTTCCAGTTCATGCTGGTGGAAGACTGGCCGTCGATGAATTGGGGCGTCGTCGATTTCTGGCGCAAACCCAAGCCGGGCTATTTTGCCTTGCAACGTGCTTACCAACCCGTGCTGCCCAGCCTTGCCTGGAACAAAGTGGAATACGCCGCAGGTGAAGCGGTCAATATCGGTTTATGGGCACTGAATGACAGTTTTTCCAGCTATCCTGCTACCCGCTATCGGGTTTCACTGTTCCAGGGAAGTAAAAAGCTGGATACTCAAAACTGGCAAGTTGACCTGACGCCCGATATGTACCGGCATTTGCGCGACTACACCGCACCCGTCGCGGAGCCGGGTGAGTACCGCCTTGAAGCCGAAATTCTGGATGCGCAGGGCAAACTGATCAGCCGCAACGAATACCGTTTTACCGTCCAATCACAACAATAA
- a CDS encoding sugar phosphate nucleotidyltransferase: MKAMILAAGKGTRVRPITHEVAKPMILILRKPVIEYGVVKLDEQQRIVQFQEKPKPEEAVSNTINTDMMLFSNMLSFYGTEAREKEAA; this comes from the coding sequence ATGAAAGCCATGATTCTAGCGGCAGGCAAGGGGACGCGGGTGCGCCCCATTACCCATGAAGTAGCGAAACCGATGATCCTGATCCTGCGCAAGCCGGTGATCGAATACGGCGTGGTGAAGCTCGACGAACAGCAGCGCATCGTGCAATTCCAGGAAAAACCCAAACCGGAAGAAGCCGTTTCCAACACCATCAATACCGACATGATGCTGTTCAGCAATATGCTCAGTTTCTATGGAACTGAGGCACGGGAGAAGGAGGCAGCCTGA
- a CDS encoding ATP-binding protein, translated as MNMTLELVSVQYALALLVGQDLDLRTMLRKFLPPALKLLNCRRGYIWLHNGNIPADITNIAPNPCYGYPALHGTLEQDQPLLAAEIQSIAAQGWHVNKPGDIRTLAGVHYHFMPVGINALLVLVRDPPLPEAYLLALGLVLKRLETACLACQQHAHLEEARAEALRAKVAAEQASKAKSEFLAMISHEIRTPMHGIIGLTDLMLYSDISVSQREYLEMIQSSSNAMLNIINEILDFSRIEAGTLTHNPAPFELRTVLQEACVPLQVRAQQKQLAFRWSVAAEVPDCLVGDAGRLRQVMINLIGNAIKFTEQGEVVVNISLYSGAPPGQAHLLFAVRDTGIGIPMDKQISIFQPFQQADGSISRRYGGTGLGLTISSQLIGMMGGELRVESDAGQGSIFHFNLPLPIVDQVVVPAFDPRPRPKVIYLKDITQKQGESECPILVKQHFFPASPQQPP; from the coding sequence ATGAACATGACTTTAGAGCTGGTTTCTGTCCAATATGCGTTGGCGTTACTGGTTGGGCAAGACCTGGATTTACGCACTATGCTGCGCAAATTTTTGCCTCCAGCATTGAAATTACTCAATTGCCGTCGTGGCTACATTTGGTTACACAATGGCAATATTCCCGCAGATATTACCAATATTGCCCCAAACCCTTGCTATGGCTACCCGGCATTACATGGCACACTTGAGCAAGACCAACCTTTGCTCGCAGCCGAAATCCAATCTATTGCCGCACAGGGATGGCACGTTAATAAACCGGGTGACATTCGCACACTGGCGGGTGTGCATTACCATTTTATGCCTGTGGGGATAAACGCCTTATTGGTATTGGTACGTGACCCGCCCTTGCCGGAAGCCTATTTGTTAGCATTAGGCTTGGTATTGAAGCGTTTGGAAACAGCTTGTTTAGCATGTCAACAACATGCCCATTTAGAGGAGGCGCGTGCCGAAGCACTCAGGGCTAAAGTAGCAGCTGAACAGGCGAGTAAAGCTAAAAGTGAATTTTTGGCAATGATTAGCCATGAAATCCGCACACCCATGCACGGCATTATTGGTTTGACTGACTTGATGCTGTATAGCGACATTTCGGTATCGCAACGTGAATATTTGGAAATGATCCAGTCATCATCCAATGCCATGCTTAATATTATCAACGAAATTCTTGATTTTTCACGTATTGAGGCAGGGACATTGACACACAATCCTGCTCCGTTTGAATTGAGAACAGTGCTGCAAGAGGCTTGTGTTCCGTTACAGGTTCGAGCACAGCAAAAACAGTTGGCGTTTCGTTGGTCAGTTGCCGCTGAAGTGCCGGACTGCTTGGTTGGCGATGCAGGGCGTTTACGTCAGGTGATGATTAACCTGATTGGGAATGCCATTAAGTTCACGGAGCAGGGGGAGGTGGTTGTCAATATCTCCCTGTACAGCGGTGCGCCGCCGGGGCAAGCACATTTGCTGTTTGCGGTGCGTGATACAGGGATTGGCATTCCGATGGATAAACAAATCAGCATTTTTCAGCCCTTCCAGCAGGCTGATGGCTCTATTAGTCGCCGTTACGGTGGGACAGGGCTGGGTCTGACGATTTCTTCGCAATTGATTGGGATGATGGGGGGCGAGTTACGGGTGGAAAGTGATGCGGGGCAAGGCAGCATTTTCCATTTCAATCTTCCGTTACCTATTGTGGATCAGGTTGTTGTGCCTGCCTTTGATCCACGACCACGCCCTAAGGTGATTTACCTCAAAGACATTACCCAAAAACAGGGCGAATCAGAATGTCCCATTTTGGTAAAGCAGCATTTCTTTCCAGCCTCGCCTCAACAGCCTCCATAG
- a CDS encoding response regulator — MENHNRHTSQGDGFFTRYIVYILSFLLLIGSAVVFWVSYQKSHRINQEIAVYEASQFTSSVSRFRTFYSQQFVPRAQKNGIKITHDYQANEDTLPLPATMIMDLGKFLGEGKESAYKIRLYSDMPFPWRKDGGARDDFEKWALGELRKNSEQAVWRFEGEGDAQVLRYARADRLGESCVGCHNTYPGTPKKNWKIGDVRGVLEVSRPINGFEKVTQQAMMESFLMLVGLGLALLVMLGIALRSLRVSLKASEESAVATRVANQKLMLGIEERERLTEAFKASQIKSRTVIDSVLDAIIVINSQGVIIETNQSVEQVLGYTSEELLGKNVSILMADTNQAQHDGYLRHYLQTGEQQIIGKPRQLTARRKDGSLFPIDLSVNEARFGDNVVFTGIIRDISHRIEAQQELAKARDAALESARLKSEFLANMSHEIRTPMNGVIGMTELLLGGKLNREQRDQVRTVQHSAESLLSIINDILDFSKIEAGKLSISNTQFELLPIIESVMDLLMEDAQTKGIELAFFIDHNVPKAMVSDPVRMRQILLNLLSNAIKFTERGYVILKISTLDLECRPPGEAQQLRFEVLDTGCGIPEEAQAKLFRAFSQVDGSVTRQYGGTGLGLAISKQLAQLMGGGIGLLSKVGVGSSFWVTITVEVSAVGERPAVAHPLSVLLLGSKPLMNTYYEAQMREWGMEPVTVDSLNSLLVRLEENNHAYDVIVLDADMFYHKPEHPLGVRTLIHSVREHSQSPLIIYGSSRQIAQLEISQQLGRQVHLLPKPIKHSLVLRYLSRFQIQPAPVEPIMQTDGATILAVNKKRILLTEDHSVNQKVALAMLKKLGHTHIDCALNGEEALQAVQQNAYDLVLMDCQMPKMDGYEATRQIRQLPAPLYQALPIIALTAHTMKGDDEKCYAAGMNDYLSKPVRLDELQKKLEKWLTVKLEQTTPA, encoded by the coding sequence ATGGAAAACCATAACAGGCATACTTCCCAGGGTGATGGCTTCTTCACCCGCTACATTGTATACATCCTCTCATTCCTGCTACTGATTGGCTCGGCAGTGGTGTTCTGGGTCAGTTACCAAAAAAGTCACAGGATCAATCAGGAAATCGCGGTTTATGAAGCCAGTCAATTCACCTCTTCCGTCAGCCGCTTCCGCACGTTTTATTCCCAGCAATTTGTACCGCGCGCCCAGAAAAATGGCATAAAAATCACCCATGACTACCAAGCTAACGAGGATACCCTGCCCCTGCCAGCGACCATGATAATGGATTTGGGTAAATTTCTGGGCGAAGGCAAGGAAAGCGCCTACAAAATACGGCTATACAGCGACATGCCTTTCCCTTGGCGCAAGGATGGGGGTGCGCGTGATGACTTTGAAAAATGGGCTCTTGGGGAGCTACGCAAAAATTCAGAGCAAGCGGTATGGCGGTTTGAAGGGGAAGGCGATGCCCAAGTGTTACGTTATGCCCGTGCTGACCGTCTGGGGGAAAGCTGTGTGGGCTGCCATAACACTTACCCCGGCACGCCCAAAAAAAACTGGAAGATAGGGGACGTGCGCGGCGTGCTGGAAGTCAGTCGCCCCATCAACGGTTTTGAAAAAGTTACCCAACAGGCGATGATGGAATCCTTCCTGATGTTGGTGGGCTTGGGTTTGGCCTTGTTGGTGATGTTGGGGATCGCCTTGCGTAGCCTGCGCGTTTCCCTTAAGGCATCCGAAGAATCCGCCGTTGCAACCAGAGTTGCCAACCAGAAATTAATGCTGGGGATTGAGGAACGTGAACGCCTGACAGAAGCCTTTAAAGCCAGCCAGATCAAGAGCCGTACTGTTATTGATTCAGTGCTTGACGCCATTATTGTGATCAACTCACAGGGCGTCATTATCGAAACCAACCAGTCAGTTGAACAGGTACTGGGATACACATCAGAAGAGCTGCTGGGGAAAAACGTCAGCATACTTATGGCAGACACAAACCAAGCGCAACATGATGGTTATCTCCGGCACTACCTGCAAACGGGTGAGCAGCAGATTATCGGCAAACCCCGCCAGCTAACCGCACGGCGTAAAGATGGCTCATTGTTCCCTATCGACCTTTCCGTAAACGAGGCACGCTTCGGCGACAATGTTGTGTTTACCGGCATCATCCGCGACATCAGCCACCGTATTGAAGCGCAACAGGAACTGGCTAAAGCCCGCGATGCAGCACTGGAATCGGCCCGCCTCAAATCCGAATTTCTTGCCAACATGAGCCACGAAATCCGCACCCCCATGAATGGCGTCATTGGCATGACGGAACTACTGCTGGGTGGCAAACTGAACCGCGAACAGCGCGACCAGGTACGCACAGTGCAGCATAGCGCGGAATCCTTGTTGAGCATCATTAATGACATACTGGATTTTTCCAAGATTGAGGCAGGCAAACTTTCCATCAGCAACACCCAATTTGAGCTGTTGCCCATCATCGAAAGCGTGATGGACTTGTTGATGGAAGATGCGCAAACCAAAGGCATAGAACTGGCATTTTTTATTGACCACAACGTGCCGAAAGCCATGGTCAGCGACCCTGTACGTATGCGCCAGATTTTGCTCAACTTGCTGAGCAACGCCATCAAATTCACCGAACGTGGCTATGTCATCCTCAAAATCAGCACGCTGGATCTGGAATGCAGGCCACCCGGTGAAGCGCAGCAACTGCGTTTTGAGGTGCTGGATACCGGCTGCGGCATTCCGGAAGAGGCGCAAGCCAAACTGTTCAGGGCATTTTCCCAGGTAGATGGGTCAGTAACCCGCCAATACGGGGGCACGGGTTTGGGTCTGGCCATCAGCAAACAGCTTGCACAGCTCATGGGTGGGGGTATTGGCCTGCTCAGTAAGGTTGGCGTTGGTTCGAGCTTCTGGGTGACGATTACGGTGGAAGTCAGCGCTGTTGGCGAACGCCCCGCCGTTGCCCACCCACTATCGGTATTACTGCTGGGTTCCAAACCGTTGATGAATACCTACTATGAAGCCCAGATGCGGGAATGGGGCATGGAGCCGGTGACGGTAGACTCCCTCAACAGCCTGCTGGTAAGGCTAGAAGAAAACAACCATGCATACGATGTAATCGTGCTGGATGCCGACATGTTTTACCACAAACCCGAGCATCCCCTGGGCGTGCGAACCCTGATCCATTCGGTACGCGAACACAGCCAGTCACCCCTAATCATTTACGGTAGCAGCAGGCAAATAGCCCAACTGGAAATATCACAGCAGCTGGGGCGTCAGGTTCACTTGCTGCCCAAACCGATCAAACATTCATTGGTACTGCGTTATCTGTCGCGTTTCCAGATTCAGCCCGCTCCGGTTGAACCCATCATGCAAACAGATGGCGCAACCATCCTGGCAGTGAACAAGAAACGCATCCTGCTAACTGAAGATCATTCGGTCAACCAGAAAGTGGCACTGGCCATGCTCAAAAAACTCGGCCATACCCATATCGACTGCGCCCTCAACGGCGAAGAAGCCCTGCAAGCCGTACAACAGAACGCTTACGATCTGGTGCTGATGGATTGCCAAATGCCCAAAATGGATGGCTATGAAGCGACCCGCCAAATCCGCCAATTACCAGCCCCACTCTATCAAGCACTGCCTATCATTGCCTTGACGGCTCATACCATGAAAGGTGACGATGAAAAGTGCTATGCCGCCGGCATGAATGACTACCTATCCAAGCCTGTGCGTCTGGATGAATTACAGAAAAAACTGGAAAAGTGGCTCACAGTGAAACTGGAACAAACTACCCCGGCCTGA
- a CDS encoding glycosyltransferase encodes MGFYFDKFEDRQPEPPLRYSAVTESIWQFLAVIAMTLGAWYLWWRWTASLNPEALWYAVPLVVAETASYFGLGLFVFNLWKVKDYEQLPPPANFSEVVRPDHAEDRPIKVDVFFPTYNEEVELVRLSIIDAKKVTYPHPIDLNIFVLDDGKRPEMKQVAAEEGVGYITRTNNIGFKAGNLRNAMEQTHGDFIVICDADTRPFPTILEHTLGYFRDPDVAWVQTPQWFFDLPEGKRLPDFLGKYLKAPGRWLGKGVEAVIGAVRVGEDPFVNEPKMFYDVIQRRRNWANASFCCGAGSIHRREAVMEAALKCYADTIEKQVGKQSKQLQKLMGGADLDGGLVQEMRHQVAGEHEFTPYRFHVSEDIYTSIVLHADADRNWKSVMHPAVESKMLSPQDLLSWTVQRFKYAGGTLDIALHDSPVTRPGMSWPQRLMYGATVWSYLGGIWNAVFLIAPLVYLFSGIAPVSAYTGDFFKHILPFLIFMELAFMVGTWGIAGYRSKASYLSFFPVNLQAIWTVLKGEKIKFPVTPKDRQEGNFFHLVLPQFAVIVLTVVGVAYASVQYFALGNNDYSLGGILVNIFWGLNNVFALSGIVLAAFWKPEEEEAVAEEIQPAPAYNNKGVIA; translated from the coding sequence ATGGGATTCTATTTCGACAAGTTTGAAGATCGGCAGCCGGAGCCGCCGTTGCGGTATTCCGCTGTAACGGAAAGCATCTGGCAATTCCTCGCCGTGATCGCCATGACACTGGGGGCGTGGTATTTGTGGTGGCGCTGGACGGCATCCCTTAACCCGGAAGCGCTGTGGTATGCCGTGCCGTTGGTAGTTGCGGAAACGGCGTCTTATTTCGGCCTGGGGCTGTTCGTCTTCAACCTGTGGAAGGTGAAAGACTACGAGCAATTGCCACCGCCTGCTAATTTCAGCGAGGTGGTGCGCCCCGATCATGCGGAAGACCGCCCAATCAAGGTGGATGTGTTTTTCCCCACGTACAACGAAGAAGTCGAACTGGTGCGTTTGAGCATCATCGACGCCAAGAAAGTCACCTATCCGCACCCGATCGACCTCAACATCTTCGTACTGGATGACGGCAAACGTCCGGAGATGAAGCAGGTCGCCGCCGAAGAAGGGGTTGGTTACATTACCCGCACCAACAACATCGGCTTCAAGGCGGGCAACCTGCGCAATGCGATGGAACAGACCCACGGTGATTTCATCGTGATCTGTGACGCGGATACACGCCCGTTTCCGACCATTCTCGAACATACGCTGGGCTATTTCCGTGACCCCGATGTAGCGTGGGTGCAAACCCCTCAGTGGTTTTTTGATTTGCCGGAAGGCAAGCGCCTGCCTGATTTCCTGGGCAAATACTTGAAGGCGCCGGGTCGCTGGCTGGGTAAGGGTGTGGAAGCGGTGATCGGTGCAGTGCGCGTGGGTGAAGATCCTTTCGTCAATGAGCCGAAAATGTTCTACGATGTGATCCAGCGTCGTCGTAACTGGGCGAATGCCTCTTTTTGCTGTGGCGCAGGCTCGATCCACCGCCGTGAAGCCGTGATGGAAGCCGCCCTCAAGTGCTATGCCGACACCATTGAGAAGCAAGTCGGCAAACAATCGAAACAGTTACAGAAACTTATGGGCGGTGCTGATCTCGACGGTGGGTTGGTGCAGGAAATGCGTCATCAGGTTGCAGGCGAACACGAATTCACCCCCTACCGCTTCCACGTTTCTGAAGACATTTACACCTCGATCGTGCTGCACGCGGACGCAGACCGCAACTGGAAATCGGTGATGCACCCGGCGGTCGAATCCAAGATGCTGTCACCGCAGGATTTGCTGAGCTGGACGGTGCAGCGCTTCAAGTACGCAGGCGGTACGCTTGACATCGCGCTGCACGACAGCCCGGTAACGCGCCCCGGCATGAGCTGGCCGCAACGCCTGATGTATGGCGCAACCGTGTGGTCATACCTCGGCGGTATCTGGAATGCGGTTTTCCTGATCGCGCCGTTAGTGTACCTGTTTAGCGGGATTGCGCCGGTCAGCGCGTATACCGGCGATTTTTTCAAGCACATTCTACCCTTCCTGATTTTCATGGAGCTGGCCTTTATGGTGGGGACGTGGGGGATCGCAGGCTACCGTTCCAAAGCCAGCTATTTGTCGTTTTTCCCAGTGAACCTGCAAGCCATCTGGACAGTGCTGAAAGGTGAGAAAATCAAGTTTCCGGTCACGCCCAAAGACCGGCAGGAGGGCAATTTTTTCCATCTGGTGTTACCGCAGTTTGCCGTGATCGTATTAACGGTAGTGGGTGTGGCGTATGCGTCGGTACAGTATTTCGCGCTGGGTAATAACGACTATTCGTTGGGTGGGATTCTGGTCAATATTTTCTGGGGTTTGAACAATGTTTTTGCCCTCAGCGGGATTGTGCTGGCGGCTTTCTGGAAACCGGAAGAGGAGGAAGCCGTTGCTGAGGAAATACAACCCGCGCCTGCTTATAACAATAAAGGGGTTATTGCATGA
- a CDS encoding FIST signal transduction protein, with protein sequence MLASQPPAHLFVDTSGSCEGLFALLGRALEYGAKSLLVLAADANNFTPVQLDARLQALPIPVFGGIFPEIIADGQHLKRGSLVCALPIVAQVHHIDALSDPTVDYFTDAETLKARTPPGATLVTLVDGLSKRIAALLENLYEVFGDRYRYIGGGAGSLSFTQKPCLISNQGLRVDCAQITALSVPISLGIDHGWHKFAGPFFVTGAYDNTITALDYKPAFEVYRAVVEADSGKQFGTDNFFDLAKAYPFGLERLAGDVVVRDPLFHDGNKLVCVGEVPPNHIVYILKGEADSLLEASRRCAQRTQTDAPPLIGLLFDCISRTLFLEARFIEEVNNIHQALPSGLPLVGGLSLGEIADAGNTCLEFFNKTAVLGILSSEEQGT encoded by the coding sequence ATGCTTGCATCTCAGCCACCAGCCCATCTGTTTGTTGACACCAGCGGCAGCTGTGAGGGTTTGTTTGCTTTGCTCGGTCGCGCTTTGGAATACGGAGCGAAAAGTCTGCTGGTCTTGGCTGCTGATGCCAACAATTTTACGCCAGTGCAATTGGACGCACGCTTGCAGGCACTGCCGATCCCGGTGTTTGGTGGCATCTTCCCGGAAATTATTGCGGACGGGCAACACCTGAAGCGAGGAAGTTTGGTGTGTGCGTTGCCGATTGTGGCGCAAGTGCACCACATCGACGCGCTGTCTGATCCGACCGTGGATTACTTTACCGACGCGGAAACCTTGAAAGCACGCACCCCTCCCGGTGCGACCTTGGTCACATTGGTAGATGGGTTGAGTAAGCGTATTGCGGCTTTACTGGAAAACCTCTATGAAGTGTTTGGAGACCGTTACCGCTATATTGGTGGTGGCGCAGGTTCGCTCAGCTTCACGCAAAAGCCGTGCCTTATTAGCAATCAAGGTCTGCGTGTGGATTGCGCCCAAATAACGGCACTATCTGTACCGATTAGCCTCGGCATTGATCATGGCTGGCACAAATTTGCAGGGCCATTTTTTGTAACAGGGGCATACGACAATACCATCACGGCGCTTGATTACAAGCCAGCTTTTGAGGTCTACCGTGCTGTGGTGGAGGCTGACAGTGGTAAGCAGTTTGGCACAGATAATTTCTTTGATTTGGCGAAAGCCTATCCGTTCGGTTTAGAGCGTTTAGCGGGGGATGTGGTGGTACGTGACCCCTTATTCCATGATGGCAACAAACTGGTGTGTGTTGGGGAAGTGCCGCCTAACCATATCGTGTATATCCTCAAGGGCGAGGCGGATAGTTTGTTGGAAGCCTCTCGCCGTTGCGCGCAGCGTACTCAAACGGATGCTCCGCCATTGATTGGGTTATTGTTTGACTGCATCAGTCGTACCCTGTTTTTGGAAGCGCGCTTCATTGAAGAGGTGAATAATATCCACCAAGCTTTGCCTTCAGGTCTTCCATTAGTGGGGGGGTTGTCCTTGGGCGAAATTGCGGATGCAGGGAATACTTGTCTGGAATTTTTCAATAAAACGGCGGTATTGGGGATTCTCAGCAGTGAGGAGCAAGGGACATGA
- a CDS encoding response regulator, which translates to MLLAEDNPVNRMLAVRLLNKAGHQTIVAENGRAAVQAWQTHPTDVILMDVQMPEMDGLEATRLIRKAEQLGQLAPTPIIALTANAMESDKQHCLVAGMDDFLSKPFQIQTLLETLQRACPNTEPSSSIPRACIAVK; encoded by the coding sequence GTGTTATTGGCAGAAGACAATCCGGTTAATCGGATGTTGGCAGTACGTTTATTGAATAAGGCGGGACACCAGACCATCGTCGCGGAAAACGGGCGTGCAGCGGTGCAAGCGTGGCAAACCCACCCAACCGACGTGATTTTGATGGATGTGCAAATGCCTGAGATGGATGGTTTAGAGGCTACTCGCTTGATCCGCAAAGCCGAACAGCTCGGCCAACTTGCCCCCACCCCTATCATTGCCCTGACTGCGAATGCCATGGAAAGCGACAAGCAGCACTGTCTAGTGGCAGGGATGGACGACTTCCTCAGCAAACCATTCCAAATCCAAACCCTGCTGGAGACTTTGCAACGTGCCTGCCCCAATACGGAACCCAGCAGCAGCATCCCAAGAGCCTGCATAGCAGTAAAATGA
- a CDS encoding STAS domain-containing protein, which yields MQFSTRTEGRFTVATILDARMDAAIAPELKNRVAQLFNDGNSHIMLDISAVTFMDSSSLGALVSLLKMAGNRGDLIIVGARGIVADLFKLTRMDRVFRMASDVDAALGMVAA from the coding sequence GTGCAATTCTCCACCCGTACCGAAGGCCGTTTCACCGTGGCCACTATCCTTGATGCACGCATGGATGCTGCCATTGCCCCCGAACTCAAAAATCGTGTTGCCCAGCTGTTCAATGACGGGAATAGCCACATCATGCTGGACATCAGCGCCGTTACTTTCATGGATAGTAGCAGCCTCGGTGCATTGGTTAGTTTGCTGAAAATGGCCGGCAATCGGGGCGATCTCATCATCGTTGGGGCCAGGGGCATTGTCGCCGACCTGTTCAAGCTGACCCGTATGGATCGTGTATTCCGTATGGCATCTGACGTGGATGCCGCATTGGGCATGGTTGCTGCCTGA
- a CDS encoding ATP-binding protein — MDTTFKEYNIRLSIDSRLEQVRVLSGALRGIGQELALSDDKLGQLELMMVEAVNNVIEHAYQLQAGNDVHVRVEYNPQEVHLIISDHGHAMPDELHAEARDMPDPEDLPEGGWGMGLIHALADSIRYIRDARGNHLYVSKQLV; from the coding sequence ATGGATACCACCTTCAAGGAATACAATATTCGCCTTTCCATCGATAGCCGTCTGGAGCAGGTGCGGGTTCTTTCCGGCGCTTTGCGCGGCATCGGGCAGGAACTGGCGCTTTCCGATGACAAACTGGGGCAACTCGAACTGATGATGGTGGAAGCCGTCAATAACGTCATCGAACATGCCTACCAGTTACAGGCAGGCAATGACGTGCATGTCCGGGTGGAATACAACCCGCAGGAGGTGCACTTGATCATTTCCGATCACGGTCACGCCATGCCGGATGAATTGCACGCTGAAGCCCGTGACATGCCCGATCCGGAAGACCTGCCGGAGGGTGGTTGGGGCATGGGGTTGATCCATGCCTTGGCGGATTCCATCCGTTATATCCGTGATGCGCGTGGCAATCACCTGTACGTCAGCAAGCAACTGGTGTGA